From the Papaver somniferum cultivar HN1 chromosome 2, ASM357369v1, whole genome shotgun sequence genome, the window TCCATATAGATTCCTAGTgttgtatataaaggaaactGTGTAATGGTTCTATTATAATCTCCTAataagattcttcttcttcttcctcttatctCTCCATGTTTTACCTCTAATTCTCCTCAAACagtttcacctattttccacccacATTTTTCCTATTCACCACCCACCTTAAATACCACACCCATTTATCCTATTTACAACCTATGTATTCTAGAATTTATCCTATGTACCACCTTTTGACTTTTTATTCACACCCAGCATTAAAGTTACCAAAATACAACCctaaaaaaacaaacaaccaTTCTACTTCTCCCCTATCTCTCTCACCTGCCACCATCTCCAACCATCGATCCTccacaaattttttttattaaattgctAAGTCAATTTGATTAATTATTGGAAGATTCATTAATGCATATACTTGGAAAGTTGATCAGTTTCCAATCACCATTTTAATGAAACCTAAAACCAAAACTTCCTTTCGatgcaaacttttttttttcttttctgttcaaACGAGTTGATAACatttttcgattgatttattGGAATCGATTATAGAACATTATATAGAGATGGAGTTGATGTCCCAACAATATTACATCATGATTTTTCAAGATTGAAGCAAAGACATCTGTTTTTAGGAAATTCATGACATTTAGTTTAGGAAATTTATCTTTGAACTCTCGTTCATGAACAGTGATTTCTGTATAATATTTGGGCACTCTTCCCGGTTAATATTTGATGAAGCACCTATCAGGAATCGCAAATGTTTCGTATGATCCAATCGACGAATCTAAACCCTTATAATGAATCTTATTATCCTATTACGTACTTGGTGCACTGCCTCCACGTGAAGAAGTATGTTCGAGACTTAATCTTTACAGAGTGGGAGGGAGGATAGCGGCATTTGGGTGTTGATTGGAGTTTGGAGGTGCTTTCTAATGGTTCCGTGCCTCCACAGTAAAAAGTATAGTCAGATTATGTTTTAACTTTTTAtgggtggtaaataggaaaaaataaaattgaagaaataaaattgTTAAGAAATTTTAAGGTAGGTGGCAAATAGGAAATGTATGGGCTGAAAATAGGTGGAACCAAAAAAAATATGGAATATCAACTTATCATCGGAAACTGGAAACCATATTTACTAAAGAGCATATTTAACCTCAACATGTAATTTTGTTTGCATCTTTTGTTTTGAGATTTAAGAGGTAGCTATCTGGGTTTCAAATGCTATTTTTCAATTCTTCGGTCAAGTTTGATTTTTTGCAGAATGGTATGGTGATTATATTGTCGGATATTTTCATAAATGTACGCTGCTAAAAATGGGGTTTTctggttttgaatttgaaaattaaTTCGCTTTATCAAAAAATTCTAAAGATGCGTCTCTTCCCATAAGGTGTTTCTTCCATGAGACACTATTAATGGATCTGTTTTGAAGGAGACTGTTGGAGATGAAGAGACATCTCCAATAAACATGGAACTCTTTATAAATTGCGAAGGCTTTCTCCCATTTCAACATTTAAAAGCctcttattttttttctctctaagcatcatTAAAATCTCATAATTGTGTTTTTGGTTAGTCAAGGGAGTAAAACTCTTGAATCCAATAGTgttattagagcatctccaatagtggGTGCCAAAAATCCTACATGGAGGtattattttttggacctttatTAAAAGTTTATACATTTTGGAGAAATATTACCATTTTGGCTTATGAACCATCTTCAATAGTAAAAGAATTGAACCTAAAAAGTTGTAGGTTGTTATAAATACTTTCCAAACTAaaccaattttcttttttctctatTGTCTtatgttaaaataaaaaaaaattagtttaaaTGATGTTGTGGAGGCCATTCTAAAGGTCTAGATAAGACTTTTTTGAAGACTTGTCATTCCTCCTGCTTTGTAGGAcatgttggagatggatttatttTATATGGGGATCTAAAATCTTACGTGTTATGAAAAGATAAGATGCTCTTAGGGCTTCATTGTATCATGAATTAAAGCATCATTCATTGCTTTATTGTACTCCCCAATTATTTGGAAAGGTCAAAGTATTTGAAGTCGGTGTGCAACATTCTTTAATGTTATGCTTTTTCATCATCCGATATCCAAATTTCCAACATCCTTTTGATTTTGTATCAAAAACGAAATGAAGGAAATATAATGAAATTTTAAGCAAAAGTAAACAATTGTACTCTAACCTTTTTTTTATCACCTTGTTAAGAAATCATATCATGATGATTTGGTGTCTCAAAATTTTTGTAATAACTTAACTCAATATATATCTCTTAATGATTTTAATTTTGTCTTTCAGTATTACTAACTAGTGTATTTTTTCGTTCCATATTAATCATTGTTGGACATACTTGAGTTGATTGTGGTTGCATACGTAGTGTAGAGATTATAAGGTTTAAATGGAAAGTGTTGATTGATTACTCTCCCTCCGTTATACAAGGTGACCCCCGTATCATTTGTATTTATGTGATTACATTATTTTTACTTCAGATCTTTCGGTTGTCTATTGGGATTGATATGTTAAGTATTCATCTTGATATTTTAAATATTCGTTTTATGTTAATTTTGGGGATTTATTAACCTCCCTATGAACGAGTGACTATTGATTTAGTGATTCAAAATCTCCATGAACTTCAGTATCCAAACAAGTTTGAAGTAGAATTTATTTGATTGAATTTTGAATAATAACCAACTTGAATTTCACTTAGAGACATAACCATGATATTAAACCTTCGTCTTTTTCGCGAACTGTGTTGAATGCATGTTTAGAAGGAACCGTAGATTACTTATGTTTGTACCATTCAACACCAACATAAGTAATTTGAATTTCCTATTATGCTTGCAACTTCTTCTAACCATATTTATTGATTTCGTTGTTCTCTGTGTCTATTTATTTGATGTCATTAAAATCCACTCTTGTAGGCATTTGGTTATTGAAGAACGGTTAGGAATGATAACTCGACATGATAATTTTTGCGGATTTTTATGGTGTTTGCATCTCAtgtcatatatttttttttttcgtgCATGTATCTACAAGGACGcctttttcatgttatttttTTGTGGTATGTGGCGTCTGGCAAGTTTTTTGAGTACCAAAAATCATCTAGTACTCACTAAATATAGGTAGTTAGTTTTTCCGGGTGTAGTTAGTTCTGAATATAAGTATATGTCACAGACTAAAGATTTGGTCAAATATTTGGATGAGGGGGCGTATCTGTTATTCACGGAACAGGAAGAACTCTTTAGTCTTAGCGTATGAAAGAAGCAAGATACTCGTTATGATGTGGATCGGAACAAAATTTGTGGACTTGAGGATTATTGTTTACTAGTTCTATGTTTGAAAACAAAATCCGTGGACTTGAATATTGATAGAGAAAGAGTGGCAGACAAGTAGTAAGAAGATAACTAAAGCAATATGTTTTCATGTCATACAAACAATAACGACCTCGTTCTCTTCTTAGATAACTATAGACTTTTCAGCTGACAGTAGCACTGTGCTATttgtatcttcttcttcttatgttcGTTGATGTGTCGTTTTTCGCTCATCATATGCATACAAAGAGGCGCAATAGTTTCTTACAAGAAGTTGGATGGCTGTCTGTATGTTCAATACAACAAGAAATTGCAGCGCAGATACGAAAAAATGCATAGACATAATTATGGGGGTCCTGAAATCCCTTTTTTTATGCACTTGTAGAAGAAGATGATTGGTTGGACCCTGAGAACTTTAGTGATttgcttcatcaagatgatcagtAATTTACTAGCGCTCAAGCAAACCATGCAATGGGTATTAGTTCAGGACCAGTTACAAAAGGTAGCCGACGAGTTCCTATTATCCACTCTCCAATTGATGCCATGGACGATGAATTTGATTCTGATTTTAAATATGAAGCTCCAGGTTCTGCCACTGAGGGATTATACGGTGTTGGGCGTCCTTTGGATGATGATCTACTATAGAAATCTAACTAATGGTAGTATGACACCAATGGTTTTTTTGTCTCTGATTCCAATTTCTAGAAATGTAACTAATGTCTGACTTGGTATATCACTAATGTGTTTTGTATTTTGAATATGATTTCTTGAACTGTAAAGTAACTCTACTAATTTTGGAAACTCCATACATGATTCCGGTGGATGTAATTACTGTAAACGTGACGGGGATGGGCTAACAAACATTCCTGCCAGTGCAAATGCTTCGtttttgttgttgatacaaaCAAGCCTCCAATCAACCACCTCTTATTTTGTAAAATCAGAATATGTTTAcaacaattatttttttctattgtggttctataaaatatattttttttatttgataaataataattttttttttttcgatacTACCTTTTGTATAGATATATAGGATGCTACCGGTACGATACCGATATACAATATTAACTACCTTGCTCTTAGATTATAAAAGAAGCTAGGTCCTCACCCGTGTCACTATAATTCAGTCGTAAATTCATTGGATGATGATATATCAGTAATCTgaaaactcgccagcaccaaattctttaccgatcaaaaagatCAGAAAAAAAATATGCTTCCAAACTCGTTGGAAAACCGTATCCAAGTTCAGTAGCGAGTTTGAGCTCTTTGGACTTTCAAACTTAGCGAACCCAAACATCTCAATAGCTAAACGCAAGGAAATCAACCGAGACCAGTCAGTCGGCGAGCGAAAGTTCCGATGTGGATCGGATCGGGGATCTACCGTTCCATAGCCGATTttctaatttttgaaaaataaatatatgGCAGGGAgggaaaatataataaaatgaagaGTACCCAACATCGCTAGCATCACCGGGAAAAAACATTGTGATCagatcatcctcctcctcctccgggTTCACTCTCCACTCACTAAATTCCATCAATCGGATTTGGGTTGGCTCTCCATTGTTGTTGTTAACATAATTAGGGCATTCTTGGAATCTGATTAAGGGTTCCGTGACGATGTGTGGTTTTCTAGGTTTCCAAAGCTCTTGAATGATTAAAATGGAATCTCCGATCTATCAACTTCTTGATGAGTTTGATAAGGTTAGGGTTTTCTTTCAATTCTTTATAGTCTTTCATTTTATTTGTATAATTCTGTATAATTTCAGCAAGATATTCTGTTCTTTTACAGATCTGTCTCTAGGTCATCATGGATTGAAATCTTAGATTCGTTGCAGTTATtaattgtttttttctttattttttccgGTTTGGTAATTCTAGATGCACTCTCAGGTCACACCTAGTACTTCTGGTTATGTTGCACCTCGAAAGAAGCCTGCTTCAATTGGCCGAAAGAAACAACTTGATGCATATGATGGTCAGGTTTGGGACTCTTTTGAATTCTTTATCATCTTCCGTTTTagttatataatttttattaatttaagAAAGATTTCTGTTTGGTTTTACAAATCATTTTAGGTCGTTTTGGATAAATCTTAGATTTGACAAGGTTGTTCTACTTGTATGCATTCATAGAGGAGGAGCGGACACTTGGAATTTCTAAATGGGAATTCATTCCTATAACATGCGTAATTAGGTCTATGTGATTTTTAGTTGCAAGTAATTCACTGCTTTTTGCGATTTGGTACCACTTTGTAATCCCAGATGCACTCTCATGTCACACCTAGTACTTCTGGTTGTGTTGATGTGAGAACACCTCCAAAGAAGCCTGCTTCAGCTGGCGAAAAGAAACGACTTGATGCACCTGATGATAAGGTTTGGGACTCTTTGAATTCCTCATTATCTTTCATTTTAATTATGTAAGCAAGATTTCTGTTTGTTTTACAGATCTTGCTAGGTCACCATGGATTAAATCTTAAATTCAATAATCTGAAATTGGAGAGACATTAGATGTTGGTTGTCAGAATCTTTGATCAAAGTCTCTGACATTAAACTTGTCTTAGGAATCATGGATGATATTTCACAAGTATATACTGATTATCCTTATAAGGTTGTCCTTCTGCACGCGGAGTCATTGTATTGTATGGATTTATAGACATTTTGGCATTTATTTTGACGAGGAGAGGAGTATACAACAGACACTTGGAATTTCTAGTTGGAGATAACATGGATAATTATGTCTATGTGGTTTTTAGTTTGAAGTAATTTGTTGTTATTTTCCAATTTGGTACGACTTAATAATCTCAGCAGATGCACTCTCAGGTCGCACCTAGTACTTCTGGTTGTGTTGTTATAAAAACACCTCTAAAGAAGCCTTCAGTTGGCCAAAAGAAACAACTTAATGCACGTGAAATTTCCTCACCCGTGGCAAGGTGAATGATTCTCTACTTTTGGTTCTAATTATAGATGATCAATGCTGTTCTTGTTATCTCGATTTTAATCCTGAGCCTACATTGAAATTATTTTGTTGAAAAATATGTTGCTAAAAGTTTTGTCTCTTGTCACAGTAAAAAGCAAAAGGTATCCGAGGGGATTCATGAAAACATAGAAGAGTTTAATGATGTTGTTGCTGGCACCCGAGTTAATTACTGGGTAATATTTTCACTATTGTCATTACTAAGTATGCCTTGGTTGCAAGTTTAGGCAAGCTAATAAGCCAAGGTACTCTCCACGTTTCATTTGGAAAGTTACCAAAGATTTTGTTTTCTAACAGGAAGAGCAAGAGTTGCTACTCGCTGTGCCTAAGAAGGATAGCCGAGCTTCAGAAGCAGCTCAAAGAATCGTGCAACAAGAGGAAGAATTATTTTTGCAGAAAAACCCATTCCTAAAGAAAGTGCCACTTATCAGTTAGGAAGTCCTCTGTCCCGTCTTTATGAAATTCTGGTTATCCGTGTTATTTGCATATTGAGCTACAAGATGAAGCAAAAATCAAAGTCAAGGTTTAATATCTTGGTTTCTGTAATTTGTGACAGTTTCAAAATGTGGTATTAAGCATTTAAGCAGCAATGTGGCGCTTTGTCTATCAGTGGTAAGATGCTGGCATAAATTTTTGCCTTACTCATGGTGTATTTTTGTTGTGCTTAATCCTTTTGTATTTCAGTGTGTAGAGTGGAGACTGAGCGGATTAATATGGGAACTTATAAGACTGTCAAAACAGGTAAGTACATGTTTCTTCATTGCGTTAATTTGGTTGAGATATCATCTTTTTTACGTGATTTTGTATAAAATTGTGTAGAGGGCGGATACTGAGAGGCTGAGACATCAAACTATTATTACCTCAGATGTGCCACACCAAGTTTTGCTCATGAACCAGGCAGAGAAGTGGGTGAAGAAACAAGTGGAAGAAGCACAAAAGATCCAGAAACTCAATGAAGTGAGTATCCCGAGTGTTCCAATTGACACAATCTAACACATCAAAAGTTTAAACTGTGCATTTGGTTCCATATACATTTTGTGCTTTGACCTTAATTTaggtttatgtttgtacttgattAGTTTGAGGTTTAATATGCTTGACTGTTCATTTGGTTATACAACCAAGAGGTCAAATTTAATTTTTAGTATGGGGAGCAAATTCCGTGTATATGTCAAAGCGTAGGAAAAATAGAGTAAGAGAGTGCAGGGAGAGGGAGCGAGAATAGTATCTCATCCTTCTCTCCAGTATTTACAGCAAATGGGTCACATATAATTTTGCTAGAATTCCCAACTTGCTAAAAGGTCTTCTTTAAAATCTGGTATCACACAGGCAAAAGAAAATGTTCATTCTCAATTTCATCATGTATTCCCATTAGCTCAATTTGTATCTCTTCGGGCAATGTGCCTGTTTTCTCAAATTTCTCATTTCTGTATGTGCAGGCAAACAAAGAGGCAAAAGATGATAAAATGGGAACAGTGGCCGCTAACATTGCCGCCCATGCTGCTCTTGGAGCTGATgatatattttctaaatggcaacTTATGTTTGAGCAAGCCCGGCAAAAGCGTGATGGAGTGGTGGGAATGTTCTCTGCTGCTCAGTCTGGGGATGAAGACAGAGGCCCCTCTAGACAAAAATCAGGTTTAGTAATCTTCCACCTTTCAGAGTTTGATTTTTATAATACTCACTGACTTCGTGTTCTTACTCTCCCCAGCGTTCTGTATCTCTGTTTCTGTCTGCAGGTGCAATGAGGATATCTGGTAGAAAAGTTGGCCGTACTATTTCTGTTAAGGATATGATTGCAGTCTTGGAAAGGGATCAGCATATGTCGAAATCAGTTGTTCTCTATTGTCTGTTAGATAGACTAAGTGGATTGTGAAGAGGAAACACATTGCAATTTACAAACAGGCTATTCTCTTTCTACCCTCACTCAATTTCATGTTTCTAGTTACATATCTCAATATTGTGCAGTTTCCATTTCCTTGCAAAAAGTTGATGATTTTGAGATTTAGTTTCTACGTATTACCACCATTGCCCTCTAACGCTTAATCCATGTTCGTTCTTGTGCCAGACATATTTCTTTTCCTTCCTCTTCATTTTTGGTCCTCCAGCAATCTGTCATCACTTCTCTGCTGCCAAGAGTTCACAAAGAGCAGCTTCACCTCTTGGAATTTTTCGTAGCTGGGAGTTTGATGCGTGGAAAAGAGAAGGTAATAAATTTACAAATCTAGCATTGGAGAAAACTGTTTCTGAATCTATGCAACAGTGAataattgtatatatattttttgatcgGTATTAATAATTGTAAATATACAGCTGTTAATAACAATTCATCAAAACACGTTAATTCATCTTAAATATGACTTAAAAAAACCGAAGTATCCTCTAGCTGTAGAGGGTTTATTACAGTGACCGGAACCATAAAAGACTATCCCAAGTACCTTACAAGTTAAACAATGACTTTAAATAGTAATACAAGTTACCATAGGTTGCAACCTAATTGAGTCTTTTAGTTTCCTCTATCTGCGTTTTCAGCAAACCAATTGAGTCTTTCAATTTCCTTTGTCACCGACGTCTCGTAAAAGGCCAAAAATTCGCGTGGCTTGTCAGTTATAAACATTGCAGCTCCTGACACAATGCAGTTTGCCCCAGCTGCAGTCACCTTCTTGATATTACAAAGTCCCACACAACCATCCACCTGTATATCAGGTTTTGgatactgtagttgcaggaaatcccacaacacacctcTTATGATATTTTCTAGATCTAAGTCTATGAtcacaatcaaaataaagattaaagtgctagaattgtaaaataagacacaagatttacgtggttcgatcaatgtgatctacatccacggggttagggttcACTATGATTATtaaaattacatatggattacatggagactccattaatgagtatttggagctttaggttgatgaaagaagaagaaggagataataataatacaaatattGTTTTCTCTCTCTACAATTGTGTCTAAAAAGtgtctttatataggtgtttacatagtggatgacagctaagagatcctttattttcggaatctctatgcgatacactcgctcatgtacaatcactcgttctcgcacagactatacttcgcatagatcttcacactttactggtgactttgctgacatcatccggtgcgtcatctcaaccttGCTGTGTACGATCTCCCTCGTTTAAGTTATATAGTCTTCACTTCGCATGCTTACTaacatgtgcgatatttcactcctacattttgcctcttttttcttgaatattgcttgaagagcgatcttcaaggaaaaatccactttgttgtAATTGTTGGAGCGGGGTGCATgctgttggagtagtctttaatCTTTGTTAATGAAGGAACTACGCGAAAGAATACTtttcttgaaaagtacgtacttgcctctattcttttgtgaagtttcgAAGCATTGAGAAGTATATATGAAGTATAATTCCTTGAAGTATGTGAAGTGAAGTatccttgaagtatgcgaagtatgaagtatccttaaagaagtataagaagtattgcgAACTAATCATGCGAAATTATCACTCCATGTTCTCTGCATCATGTTTtgctgtaatgcaaataagaatgtagattagtattcaacatttcttttttcaaaatttttcatttatgtgcaagttcaaatcgtttttgtttgttttgatttcctttgaatGACTTGTTTCGTCTCATTTGATAAATATCTTCAATgaaaatgatcctaatgaggtcttatgcatcctttgtaaaggtcttactagcctgtctgtgaggtcttatttttccccCTACTTCTCTCCATGTTAAAtaccatatcatttgaagcaaagcaaatattcaagagaaattctaaaaattgatatctgatcaaaaatctttttatttgttgtaagtaaaatgttcaaggaaagtggtacttagctttcatgtgatttgttgttgttgaaatgtATGAACGTCGCACAACAAAAAGaggtgtgagaagtgagacttgaacccttgacctgccTCTAGCATTTtttcgcaccataccaactgtgctaagcatctcatgcgaaataatcaaatACCAACTGTATCAGAGGCAaatctgtataaatttcgcataacaAAAACAAATGTGCGAGAGGAAAGAATCAATCCCATGACCTGCTCCTTGCGAAGTACCGCACTCACCAACTGTGCTAATTCTCTTCTGTGTGAAGTAATCAAAGATCGTGCGAACTAATCAAAGACCAAGTGTGCGAACCCTCTCATGCGAACAGCTACACCAAATGTGCGAACCATGCTAACCCTCTACGAAGTAATCAAAGACCAACTGCTCCTCTACTCTGCGAGATAACTGTGGATTACATGGAGACTACGAATGCACATGCTGCTGCCTTAACCAACTATTCAAGCACCTCTATGCGAAGTTAACActtaatgtttttttttagttCTTTTATTCGCCCTTGGagatgagaagaa encodes:
- the LOC113351480 gene encoding transcription initiation factor TFIID subunit 4b-like; its protein translation is MESPIYQLLDEFDKMHSQVTPSTSGYVAPRKKPASIGRKKQLDAYDGQMHSHVTPSTSGCVDVRTPPKKPASAGEKKRLDAPDDKVAPSTSGCVVIKTPLKKPSVGQKKQLNAREISSPVASKKQKVSEGIHENIEEFNDVVAGTRVNYWEEQELLLAVPKKDSRASEAAQRIVQQEEELFLQKNPFLKKVPLIISKCGIKHLSSNVALCLSVCVEWRLSGLIWELIRLSKQRADTERLRHQTIITSDVPHQVLLMNQAEKWVKKQVEEAQKIQKLNEANKEAKDDKMGTVAANIAAHAALGADDIFSKWQLMFEQARQKRDGVVGMFSAAQSGDEDRGPSRQKSGAMRISGRKVGRTISVKDMIAVLERDQHMSKSVVLYCLLDRLSGL